The following are from one region of the Gossypium hirsutum isolate 1008001.06 chromosome D03, Gossypium_hirsutum_v2.1, whole genome shotgun sequence genome:
- the LOC107929265 gene encoding uncharacterized protein At5g50100, chloroplastic codes for MARIYNGKMQIPKSSMALRGAAMAGGACIGRQRATPFVISSSPLFFRVRSLHSHSHPLLRFTSFPNPKTGFKYQIRAIQEVTADTVKSQKGKEDDEQSSPQNWKIKMLYDGDCPLCMREVDMLRERNKQYGTIKFVDISSDDYSPEENQGLDYKTVMGRIHAILSDGTVVTDVEAFRKLYEQVGLGWVYAITKYEPIATIADSIYGVWAKYRLQITGRPPLEEVLETRRKKKADICNDNNCKI; via the exons ATGGCTAGAATTTACAACGGAAAAATGCAAATACCAAAGAGCAGCATGGCGTTGAGAGGTGCTGCCATGGCTGGTGGTGCTTGCATTGGAAGACAAAGAGCCACCCCATTTGTCATTTCATCTTCTCCATTATTTTTCAGGGTACGATCCCTTCATTCCCATTCACATCCTCTCCTAAGATTCACATCTTTTCCTAACCCCAAAACTG GATTTAAGTATCAGATTCGGGCAATACAAGAGGTAACTGCAGATACTGTAAAATCCCAGAAAGGAAAAGAAGATGATGAACAGAGTTCCCCACAAAATTGGAAGATTAAAATGCTTTATGATGGAGATTGTCCGCTTTGCATGCGTGAG GTTGATATGCTAAGGGAGAGAAATAAGCAATATGGCACTATCAAGTTTGTTGACATAAGTTCTGATGATTATTCTCCTGAAGAAAATCAAGGATTGGACTACAAAACT GTTATGGGAAGAATTCATGCCATTCTCTCTGATGGAACTGTTGTCACAGATGTTGAG GCATTTAGAAAATTGTATGAGCAAGTTGGTCTTGGATGGGTTTATGCCATTACCAAATATGAACCA ATTGCGACAATTGCCGATTCCATCTATGGTGTTTGGGCGAAATATCGTCTTCAAATAACTG GCCGGCCACCATTAGAAGAGGTCTTGGAgacaagaagaaagaaaaag GCTGACATATGCAATGACAACAATTGCAAGATATGA